In Silene latifolia isolate original U9 population chromosome X, ASM4854445v1, whole genome shotgun sequence, the following proteins share a genomic window:
- the LOC141623108 gene encoding uncharacterized protein LOC141623108 isoform X2: MSGSRCSLPVAVWSVVGCLLLLQLYSLYPQKDSFSLDTQVHTKKHFRELEEVDEENIQMPPPRKRSPRAIKRKPKKATTIIDEFLDETSQLRHVFFPDMKSAINPINGSDSFYYYPGRIWLDTDGNPIQAHGGGILYDEGSKTYYWYGEYKDGPTYHAHKKGAARVDIIGVGCYSSKDLWTWKNEGIVLAAEETDETHDLHKSNVLERPKVLYNDKTRKYVMWMHVDNVNYTKAHVGVAISDYPNGPFEYLHSKSPHGFDSRDMTVFKDDDGIAYIVYSSVDNSELHIGPLTDDYLGLLNVVRPILIGQHREAPALFKHQGTYYMITSGCSGWAPNEAMAHASEFIMGPWDTLGNPCIGGSKIFRETTFFAQSTFVLPLPGLPDYFLFMADRWNPADLKDSRYVWLPLNVAGPADQPLDYEFGFPMFSRVSIYWHRKWKLPYKWSG; the protein is encoded by the exons ATGTCTG GGAGCAGATGTTCTCTACCTGTTGCAGTATGGAGTGTGGTTGGATGCCTTCTGTTGCTTCAGCTTTATTCTCTTTACCCCCAGAAGGATTCCTTCAGTTTGGACACACAAGTACACACAAAGAAACATTTCCGTGAGCTTGAAGAGGTCGACGAGGAGAACATTCAAATGCCTCCACCAAGAAAACGGTCTCCACGAGCTATTAAAAGGAAACCAAAAAAAGCAACTACAATTATTGATGAGTTCCTTGATGAGACTTCTCAACTTCGGCACGTTTTCTTCCCTGATATGAAAAGCGCGATCAATCCAATCAATGGGAGTGATAGCTTCTATTATTATCCAGGAAGAATTTGGTTAGACACGGATGGAAACCCTATCCAAGCTCATGGCGGTGGCATTTTGTATGACGAGGGATCAAAGACATATTACTGGTATGGAGAGTATAAAGATGGACCAACCTATCACGCTCATAAGAAGGGAGCAGCACGA GTTGACATCATTGGTGTTGGCTGCTACTCTTCCAAAGACTTATGGACATGGAAGAACGAGGGTATTGTGCTTGCCGCAGAGGAAACTGATGAAACCCATGACCTTCATAAATCAAATGTCCTCGAAAGACCAAAAGTCCTTTACAACGACAAAACCAGAAAGTATGTCATGTGGATGCATGTCGACAATGTGAATTATACAAAAGCCCATGTGGGTGTGGCCATCAGTGACTACCCAAACGGCCCCTTTGAGTACCTTCATAGCAAAAGTCCACATGGTTTTGACAGTAGAGATATGACGGTCTTCAAGGATGATGACGGTATTGCATACATTGTCTACTCTTCTGTGGATAACAGTGAACTCCATATCGGGCCACTTACAGATGATTATCTGGGCCTTTTGAATGTGGTGAGACCGATACTCATAGGGCAGCACCGTGAAGCCCCGGCTCTATTCAAGCACCAGGGCACATATTACATGATCACATCAGGCTGCTCCGGCTGGGCACCAAATGAAGCGATGGCTCATGCATCGGAGTTCATTATGGGCCCGTGGGATACACTGGGAAATCCATGTATTGGAGGGAGTAAAATTTTCAGAGAAACAACTTTTTTTGCACAGAGCACATTTGTACTACCTCTGCCAGGACTCCCTGATTACTTTCTATTTATGGCGGACCGATGGAACCCAGCCGATCTAaaggactcaaggtatgtctggTTGCCACTGAATGTCGCGGGTCCTGCAGATCAGCCCCTCGATTATGAGTTTGGATTTCCAATGTTTTCCCGAGTTTCGATTTATTGGCACAGGAAATGGAAACTTCCATACAAGTGGAGTGGATAG
- the LOC141623108 gene encoding uncharacterized protein LOC141623108 isoform X1 → MREKLGMRNKYRKPTTLRCSAGSRCSLPVAVWSVVGCLLLLQLYSLYPQKDSFSLDTQVHTKKHFRELEEVDEENIQMPPPRKRSPRAIKRKPKKATTIIDEFLDETSQLRHVFFPDMKSAINPINGSDSFYYYPGRIWLDTDGNPIQAHGGGILYDEGSKTYYWYGEYKDGPTYHAHKKGAARVDIIGVGCYSSKDLWTWKNEGIVLAAEETDETHDLHKSNVLERPKVLYNDKTRKYVMWMHVDNVNYTKAHVGVAISDYPNGPFEYLHSKSPHGFDSRDMTVFKDDDGIAYIVYSSVDNSELHIGPLTDDYLGLLNVVRPILIGQHREAPALFKHQGTYYMITSGCSGWAPNEAMAHASEFIMGPWDTLGNPCIGGSKIFRETTFFAQSTFVLPLPGLPDYFLFMADRWNPADLKDSRYVWLPLNVAGPADQPLDYEFGFPMFSRVSIYWHRKWKLPYKWSG, encoded by the exons ATGCGAGAGAAATTGGGAATGAGGAACAAATACCGGAAACCAACCACTTTGCGTTGCAGTGCAGGGAGCAGATGTTCTCTACCTGTTGCAGTATGGAGTGTGGTTGGATGCCTTCTGTTGCTTCAGCTTTATTCTCTTTACCCCCAGAAGGATTCCTTCAGTTTGGACACACAAGTACACACAAAGAAACATTTCCGTGAGCTTGAAGAGGTCGACGAGGAGAACATTCAAATGCCTCCACCAAGAAAACGGTCTCCACGAGCTATTAAAAGGAAACCAAAAAAAGCAACTACAATTATTGATGAGTTCCTTGATGAGACTTCTCAACTTCGGCACGTTTTCTTCCCTGATATGAAAAGCGCGATCAATCCAATCAATGGGAGTGATAGCTTCTATTATTATCCAGGAAGAATTTGGTTAGACACGGATGGAAACCCTATCCAAGCTCATGGCGGTGGCATTTTGTATGACGAGGGATCAAAGACATATTACTGGTATGGAGAGTATAAAGATGGACCAACCTATCACGCTCATAAGAAGGGAGCAGCACGA GTTGACATCATTGGTGTTGGCTGCTACTCTTCCAAAGACTTATGGACATGGAAGAACGAGGGTATTGTGCTTGCCGCAGAGGAAACTGATGAAACCCATGACCTTCATAAATCAAATGTCCTCGAAAGACCAAAAGTCCTTTACAACGACAAAACCAGAAAGTATGTCATGTGGATGCATGTCGACAATGTGAATTATACAAAAGCCCATGTGGGTGTGGCCATCAGTGACTACCCAAACGGCCCCTTTGAGTACCTTCATAGCAAAAGTCCACATGGTTTTGACAGTAGAGATATGACGGTCTTCAAGGATGATGACGGTATTGCATACATTGTCTACTCTTCTGTGGATAACAGTGAACTCCATATCGGGCCACTTACAGATGATTATCTGGGCCTTTTGAATGTGGTGAGACCGATACTCATAGGGCAGCACCGTGAAGCCCCGGCTCTATTCAAGCACCAGGGCACATATTACATGATCACATCAGGCTGCTCCGGCTGGGCACCAAATGAAGCGATGGCTCATGCATCGGAGTTCATTATGGGCCCGTGGGATACACTGGGAAATCCATGTATTGGAGGGAGTAAAATTTTCAGAGAAACAACTTTTTTTGCACAGAGCACATTTGTACTACCTCTGCCAGGACTCCCTGATTACTTTCTATTTATGGCGGACCGATGGAACCCAGCCGATCTAaaggactcaaggtatgtctggTTGCCACTGAATGTCGCGGGTCCTGCAGATCAGCCCCTCGATTATGAGTTTGGATTTCCAATGTTTTCCCGAGTTTCGATTTATTGGCACAGGAAATGGAAACTTCCATACAAGTGGAGTGGATAG
- the LOC141623108 gene encoding uncharacterized protein LOC141623108 isoform X3, with translation MPPPRKRSPRAIKRKPKKATTIIDEFLDETSQLRHVFFPDMKSAINPINGSDSFYYYPGRIWLDTDGNPIQAHGGGILYDEGSKTYYWYGEYKDGPTYHAHKKGAARVDIIGVGCYSSKDLWTWKNEGIVLAAEETDETHDLHKSNVLERPKVLYNDKTRKYVMWMHVDNVNYTKAHVGVAISDYPNGPFEYLHSKSPHGFDSRDMTVFKDDDGIAYIVYSSVDNSELHIGPLTDDYLGLLNVVRPILIGQHREAPALFKHQGTYYMITSGCSGWAPNEAMAHASEFIMGPWDTLGNPCIGGSKIFRETTFFAQSTFVLPLPGLPDYFLFMADRWNPADLKDSRYVWLPLNVAGPADQPLDYEFGFPMFSRVSIYWHRKWKLPYKWSG, from the exons ATGCCTCCACCAAGAAAACGGTCTCCACGAGCTATTAAAAGGAAACCAAAAAAAGCAACTACAATTATTGATGAGTTCCTTGATGAGACTTCTCAACTTCGGCACGTTTTCTTCCCTGATATGAAAAGCGCGATCAATCCAATCAATGGGAGTGATAGCTTCTATTATTATCCAGGAAGAATTTGGTTAGACACGGATGGAAACCCTATCCAAGCTCATGGCGGTGGCATTTTGTATGACGAGGGATCAAAGACATATTACTGGTATGGAGAGTATAAAGATGGACCAACCTATCACGCTCATAAGAAGGGAGCAGCACGA GTTGACATCATTGGTGTTGGCTGCTACTCTTCCAAAGACTTATGGACATGGAAGAACGAGGGTATTGTGCTTGCCGCAGAGGAAACTGATGAAACCCATGACCTTCATAAATCAAATGTCCTCGAAAGACCAAAAGTCCTTTACAACGACAAAACCAGAAAGTATGTCATGTGGATGCATGTCGACAATGTGAATTATACAAAAGCCCATGTGGGTGTGGCCATCAGTGACTACCCAAACGGCCCCTTTGAGTACCTTCATAGCAAAAGTCCACATGGTTTTGACAGTAGAGATATGACGGTCTTCAAGGATGATGACGGTATTGCATACATTGTCTACTCTTCTGTGGATAACAGTGAACTCCATATCGGGCCACTTACAGATGATTATCTGGGCCTTTTGAATGTGGTGAGACCGATACTCATAGGGCAGCACCGTGAAGCCCCGGCTCTATTCAAGCACCAGGGCACATATTACATGATCACATCAGGCTGCTCCGGCTGGGCACCAAATGAAGCGATGGCTCATGCATCGGAGTTCATTATGGGCCCGTGGGATACACTGGGAAATCCATGTATTGGAGGGAGTAAAATTTTCAGAGAAACAACTTTTTTTGCACAGAGCACATTTGTACTACCTCTGCCAGGACTCCCTGATTACTTTCTATTTATGGCGGACCGATGGAACCCAGCCGATCTAaaggactcaaggtatgtctggTTGCCACTGAATGTCGCGGGTCCTGCAGATCAGCCCCTCGATTATGAGTTTGGATTTCCAATGTTTTCCCGAGTTTCGATTTATTGGCACAGGAAATGGAAACTTCCATACAAGTGGAGTGGATAG
- the LOC141623109 gene encoding peptidyl-prolyl cis-trans isomerase CYP65, which yields MGKKQHSKDRMFITKTEWATEWGGAKSKDLRTPFKRLPFYCCALTFTPFDIPVCTKDGCVFDTMHIIPYIRKYGKNPVTGAPLKLPDLIPLYFHKNSEGEFHCPVLNKVFTEFTHIVAVKTSGNVFCYEAIKELNIKTKNWKELLTDEPFTKEDLIIIQNPNEIDSKKVLDEFDHVKRGLKVDDEEMKKIESDPTYNINATGDIKQMLAELGTEKAKQAALLGGGGSKAQQERAAALTSLLAARSRIAANDSKSKGKDENRQVFSVVDAASASVHGRSAAAAKAASADKTAARIASHMAGERAPVNAKMVKSRYTTGAASRSFTSTSYDPVTNNDFEYVKVEKNPKKKGYVQLHTSHGDLNIELHCDITPRACENFITLCEQGYYNGVIFHRSIRNFMIQGGDPTGTGKGGESIWGKPFKDEVNSKLLHTGRGVVSMANSGPHTNGSQFFILYKSANHLNYKHTVFGMVVGGLTALSTMEKVPVDDDDRPLEEIKINNVTIFVNPYTEPDEDEGEEKTEEQKKAEDEENEKVGSWYSNPVTGAADTGGGIGKYLKNRSAQAEAVATDITIPAAGTTKKRKAGPTGEFKDFSAW from the exons ATGGGGAAAAAGCAACACAGCAAAGATCGTATGTTCATAACGAAGACGGAATGGGCTACCGAATGGGGCGGCGCTAAATCTAAAGACCTCCGTACTCCCTTCAAACGCCTCCCTTTCTACTGCTGCGC GCTTACGTTTACGCCTTTCGACATTCCGGTTTGCACTAAAGATGGTTGCGTTTTCGATACTAT GCATATTATTCCGTATATTAGGAAGTATGGCAAAAATCCTGTTACTGGAGCTCCGCTTAAGCTTCCTGATCTTATTCCTCTTTACTTCCATAAGAATTCCGAAG GGGAGTTTCATTGCCCGGTTTTGAACAAGGTTTTCACTGAATTTACGCACATTGTTGCGGTGAAGACCTCTGGAAACGTGTTCTGTTATGAG GCAATTAAAGAATTGAACATTAAAACGAAAAACTGGAAGGAGCTGCTCACAGATGAACCATTCACTAAAGAGGATCTTATAATAATTCAG AATCCTAATGAAATTGATTCTAAAAAAGTTCTTGATGAGTTTGATCATGTCAAAAGGGGCTTGAAAGTTGATGATGAAG aaatgaagaaaatagaaTCAGATCCAACATATAACATCAATGCGACGGGGGACATCAAACAGATGCTTGCCGAACTTGGAACCGAAAAAGCAAAACAGGCAGCATTGCTTGGAGGAGGTGGAAGCAAGGCGCAACAAGAAAGAGCTGCTGCACTCACTTCTTTATTAGCTGCAAGATCACGTATAGCTGCTAATGATTCTAAGTCAAAAGGCAAAGATGAAAATAGACAGGTGTTTAGTGTAGTAGATGCTGCTTCTGCCTCAGTACATGGAAGAAGCGCTGCCGCCGCAAAGGCTGCATCAGCGGACAAAACAGCTGCTCGAATAGCTTCACACATGGCTGGTGAAAGAGCTCCTGTCAATGCAAAGATG GTAAAGAGTCGTTACACAACTGGTGCTGCATCAAGATCCTTTACTTCCACATCTTATGACCCTGtaacaaataatgattttgagtATGTTAAAGTTGAGAAAAATCCCAagaaaaagggatatgtacaactGCACACATCACATGGTGACCTAAATATTGAGCTACATTGTGACATCACTCCTAGGGCATGCGAAAATTTCATTACTCTTTGTGAGCAAGGCTATTATAATGGTGTAATTTTTCATAGAAGCATAAG GAATTTCATGATTCAAGGCGGTGATCCAACTGGTACTGGAAAAGGTGGTGAATCGATTTGGGGAAAGCCTTTCAAGGATGAGGTTAATTCAAAGCTGCTCCACACTGGAAGGGGGGTTGTTAGTATGGCAAATAGTGGCCCTCACACCAATGGTTCACAGTTTTTCATATTGTATAAATCTGCCAATCATTTGAACTATAAGCACACAGTGTTTGGGATGGTAGTTGGTGGCTTGACTGCGCTTTCCACCATGGAAAAGGTTCCTGTGGATGACGATGACCGACCTCTG GAAGAAATAAAGATAAACAATGTTACAATATTTGTCAATCCTTATACTGAACCCGACGAAGACGAAGGGGAAGAGAAAACTGAAGAACAGAAGAAGGCCGAGGATGAAGAAAAT GAAAAGGTGGGGTCCTGGTATAGTAACCCGGTGACTGGTGCAGCAGATACGGGTGGTGGCATCGGGAAGTATCTTAAAAACAGAAGTGCTCAAGCTGAAGCAGTTGCCACTGACATTACTATACCCGCAGCTGGTACCACGAAGAAGAGGAAGGCGGGTCCTACAGGAGAATTCAAAGATTTTTCTGCTTGGTAA
- the LOC141623111 gene encoding uncharacterized protein LOC141623111, whose amino-acid sequence MSSSSSSSSSEEDGNEEWKAAINDIASSTPGPTSKPGPTASDDDDDSHFLQPQPIKHYQIKAQKVLDDMLEKSLFMVKDSDHVNGNVIEDDCASNGDGVRLFKQAPVGIVFDHQVELKGPTKKPRILPGEELDEKSNKFKRKLRCVAVEGTDIVAAAKQACQKAKARLEAKEAAAKETAKREEERVAELKKIRGERWLPSMAKQMQLQRPDRKI is encoded by the exons atgagcagcagcagcagcagcagcagcagcgagGAAGACGGTAACGAAGAATGGAAGGCCGCCATTAACGATATCGCCTCTTCTACTCCGGGGCCCACTTCCAAACCCGGCCCAACTGCCTCTGACGACGACGATGACTCCCACTTTCTTCAACCCCAACCCattaaacactaccaaatcaag GCACAAAAAGTGTTGGATGACATGTTGGAAAAATCATTGTTCATGGTAAAAGACTCGGACCATGTCAACGGTAATGTCATTGAAGATGATTGTGCTTCCAATGGAGATGGGGTTCGTTTATTCAAGCAAGCTCCTGTCGGTATAGTGTTTGATCATCAAG TTGAACTCAAGGGACCTACAAAGAAACCGAGAATTCTTCCTGGAGAAGAGCTTGATGAAAAATCGAACAAG TTCAAAAGAAAACTAAGATGTGTTGCAGTTGAGGGGACAGATATCGTAGCTGCCGCAAAACAGGCATGTCAAAAGGCTAAAGCTAGATTAGAAGCCAAAGAAGCGGCTGCCAAAGAAACTGCTAAGAGAGAGGAAGAAAGGGTAGCCGAGTTAAAGAAAATCAGAGGAGAAAGATGGCTTCCATCCATGGCTAAACAAATGCAGTTGCAACGTCCAGACCGTAAAATTTAG
- the LOC141623110 gene encoding BTB/POZ domain-containing protein At3g49900 — translation MNLSEVDETMKPGWNNKLGVVDTIFEDDDEDELDSLSSSPLSFPLFSPSSPLQSGIDAWTAVTGRQPDVKIHVRGICFNLHKDPLISKSSYLKRQLIRVSEYTLSPPLKVAADTFKLVADFCYSNHAAITSSNVAALRIAAELLEMDVEDGVEDSLREITESYLCNVLLDNKESTYTIFRASLNLLPEAEQTARITSRCLEMLFCTVDDGDCDSGGAFSCADGLKTVSPENFEVIADSMQRRFTRSHDLLYRVIDLYFLVYNGKVMSEDQRTQITRCIDCSILSEPLLMHAVQNPRMPLRFVVQAMLIEQLNTHRSIFSAINTTTTTAITKPRPHHEFPSESPATLGAILERDAALRQVAHLRSAIDTTTSRIQTLEKELSFMKKILGDRQKEKREETGILLLEDGGKSASCRFSLNDGNNHKVERGERGSVSSSMVRLFGGGKTNSNTTDIPKHRLVGSSSSSSWCMQSDHRSPKANAKGNFRQRLIKGLRNVFGVNNKLKKDGNLSEHNKGVGHDQEEITFESFARSNSLPHDRSSFG, via the exons ATGAATTTAAGTGAGGTTGATGAAACCATGAAACCTGGTTGGAATAATAAGCTAGGAGTTGTGGATACAATCTTCGAGGATGACGATGAGGATGAACTCGACTCACTTTCCTCGTCTCCGTTATCTTTTCCTCTCTTCTCGCCTTCCTCTCCTCTTCAATCCGGTATTGATGCTTG GACGGCCGTGACTGGTAGGCAACCAGACGTGAAGATTCATGTACGAGGCATATGTTTTAACTTGCACAAG GACCCACTAATTTCAAAAAGCAGTTACCTTAAGCGCCAATTAATTCGAGTCTCGGAGTACACTCTCTCGCCACCGTTAAAAGTAGCTGCGGACACCTTCAAACTAGTCGCCGACTTTTGTTACAGCAACCACGCCGCCATAACGTCCTCCAATGTGGCGGCTCTGAGAATAGCGGCCGAGCTTCTTGAGATGGATGTTGAAGATGGTGTGGAGGATAGTTTAAGGGAAATAACGGAGTCATACTTGTGTAATGTGCTCTTAGATAACAAGGAGTCTACGTATACCATTTTTCGGGCTAGTTTGAATTTGCTTCCTGAAGCGGAGCAAACGGCGCGTATAACAAGTAGATGTCTTGAAATGTTGTTTTGCACGGTGGATGATGGTGACTGTGATAGTGGCGGAGCTTTTAGTTGTGCTGATGGGCTTAAGACGGTTTCACCGGAGAATTTTGAAGTGATTGCAGACTCGATGCAGCGAAGGTTTACTAGAAGTCATGATCTCTTGTACCGGGTGATCGATCTTTATTTTCTG GTATACAACGGTAAGGTAATGTCGGAAGATCAGAGAACACAGATCACAAGGTGCATAGACTGCAGCATTCTGTCAGAACCACTCCTGATGCACGCTGTCCAAAATCCTCGAATGCCACTCCGTTTTGTCGTTCAGGCCATGCTTATTGAGCAGCTCAACACCCACCGCTCTATCTTCTCTGCCATCAACACCACCACTACCACCGCCATCACCAAACCTCGTCCTCACCATGAATTTCCTTCAGAGTCACCTGCGACACTCGGAGCCATCCTAGAGCGTGATGCAGCCCTTCGCCAAGTAGCCCACCTTCGCTCGGCCATTGACACTACAACTTCGAGAATCCAAACCCTTGAGAAGGAACTGTCATTTATGAAGAAAATATTGGGTGACCGACAGAAGGAGAAACGAGAAGAGACCGGGATTTTGTTGTTGGAGGATGGTGGAAAGTCGGCTAGTTGCCGGTTTAGTCTTAATGATGGCAATAATCATAAGGTGGAAAGAGGCGAAAGAGGGTCTGTGTCGTCAAGCATGGTGAGATTATTTGGGGGCGGTAAGACTAATAGTAATACTACTGATATTCCTAAGCACAGGCTTGTTGGatcttcatcgtcatcatcgTGGTGCATGCAGAGTGATCATCGAAGCCCCAAGGCTAATGCAAAAGGGAATTTCCGACAAAGGTTGATTAAGGGATTGAGAAATGTATTCGGAGTCAACAATAAGCTCAAGAAGGACGGAAACTTAAGTGAACATAATAAGGGTGTTGGACATGATCAAGAAGAGATAACATTTGAATCATTTGCTAGGAGTAATTCTCTACCACATGATAGAAGCTCATTTGGTTAG
- the LOC141623113 gene encoding large ribosomal subunit protein uL24z-like: MKYNPRVSSSRRKSRKAHFTAPSSVRRVIMSAPLSTDLRSKYSVRSMPVRKDDEVQVVRGHFKGREGKIVQVYRKKWVIHIERITREKVNGSTVNVGVHPSKVVITKLRLDKDRKSLLERKAKGRAAADKEKGSKFTTEDVMQSID; this comes from the coding sequence ATGAAGTACAACCCACGCGTCTCATCCTCCCGCCGCAAGAGCCGCAAGGCTCACTTCACCGCACCATCAAGCGTCCGCCGAGTCATCATGTCAGCACCACTCTCAACCGACCTTCGTTCCAAGTACTCAGTCCGATCCATGCCGGTCCGCAAAGACGACGAAGTCCAGGTTGTTCGAGGTCACTTCAAGGGTCGTGAGGGTAAAATCGTCCAAGTTTACCGTAAGAAGTGGGTTATCCATATTGAGAGGATTACTCGTGAGAAGGTTAACGGGTCGACTGTGAATGTTGGGGTTCATCCTTCGAAGGTTGTGATTACGAAGCTGAGACTTGATAAGGATAGGAAGAGCTTGCTTGAGAGAAAAGCTAAGGGACGTGCTGCTGCTGATAAGGAGAAGGGAAGCAAGTTTACTACTGAAGATGTTATGCAGTCTATTGATTAG